ACATTTCCAGAGGAATCAACCGCCACTCTAACCGTCACCTTCACTGTGCCCTGAATGGTGTCCCTTGCCTGCTTGGGCACGTCAGGTACGACTTGATTCACAACCGCGGCTTTAGGAATGCCGCCCGAAGTTGCCTTTGTGTCCGGCTGGGGTTCCGGCTGGGTATTGGGCTGTTCTGGCGCTTTAGCAGGACTGCTGACAGCTTCCGGGAGAGCCTTGGGTGGAGACTTGAGCAGTTTTGCGCCTGCCAGTATTGCCAATAAAGCTATTCCAGCCATGATCGGCAAGAGGTAATGCCATTTCCTGGACCGCGGTAGGATTGTGGAACCGCCTTGGGGATGCGAAACGGATTCGGCGGGCCGCAATCGCGCCTTAATGTCGCCAGCCCTCCAACGCGATCGAGGATCCCGGAGCAGGCAATGGCGAGCGATGTCCAGAAAAGGCTCGGGAATTGTTGCAGGCAATGACGGTTCTTGCTGTGGCGTTTTCTGCACCCGTGGCGGCTGCTGTGTGAGGCTCTCGACCAGCGTCATGCCAAGCGACCAAACATCAGCGGCGGGCAAGACCCCTCGGCTTGCAATCTCGGGTGCGTCGTAAACACTCGGCTTGATTCCTCGAGCGGTTGACTCACCCGCTTTGAGCAATCGGTCGCCCGAGATCTTCAACTGATCCCCGACCGCCATGATGTTTGCTGGTTTCAAGTGACCATGCACAAACCCTTTGGCATGAAGGAATGTCAGGGCGTCCAGAACGGGTAAGAGCATTTGCTGTGCTTCTGCAGGACTGAGCGGGCGCTGGGGAAGGATTTGTGAGAGATCTTCTTCGGCATACTCCATCACGACATAGAGCAGGTCAGTATTTGCAAGCCGGCAGCGCCCTGTCTGAAACAGGCGCAGCAGATGTGGATGTGACAGTGTGGCAGTCGTACTCAGACTCGAGAGTTGGGACTCTGCATTTTCTGGACTCGCCACGGTGAGTTTGATGGCTGCTCTCTGAGGCCGCTCACCGAATTCAGTAAGGAACACGGCGGTGTCATCGGAGCCACCCAAATACTGGCGCAGATGAAACTTTCCCTCCACCGACTGGCCTTCCCACCGTTTCCAGTCGTCATTGGTCTTTGCTGCCCACTGTGCACTGCTCATGTCAGGGCTATTGTATTCGAGCGCGCGCCTCGGCTCCCGAGTCGAAAACAGAAATGGGCGCCAGGCGGGTTTGATCGCGACTTCACTCGTCGGAGTCCAAGTCCTATGCCATTCACCATCAACATCGCACGGACAGACCAATTTTCCGGTAGCTACTTCACCTTGGTGCTGGGCTGAGATCCGGCTCTGCGAGCCGGATCTTCGAAAACGGGTATTCCCTTCGACTGCGAATCGCTTAGGTTGTGTTTCAGAACGCACCGCAGGGTTCGCACCCCATCCTTCCAACCGACGAGAGGACCCTCCTAACAATTTCATCGATAAAAGTCCGCTCATTAAACACAGCCATCACTACTGAGACTTTCATTCCTCTTCCTGGAGTCGCAGACTCTGGGTTCTTACGAAGCGAGTAGCCGATCTGATCATGTTTGAGGTCACGGCCAGCCACCAGGATTGCAATTGTAAATGCAACCGTTCTGTCATAAATCTAAAGCGCTCGAACAATAGTGAATTCCATGATTGAGGATGTCCGTTGGTGGCTCGTGTTGGAGATCTGGAAGAATGCCGTGGGTTGAGCGCCTCATCGGGTTTAACAAATCTCGTCCGATGCATCCGGGGGACATGTACCTGGCTCAGTTGACCCCCGAGTTACTGCCATTTATTCTCAGCCTGCCAGAATGACAGGTGCACACCTACATCTGTCCTGGAAGGCTAAGGGATAGGAATCTCAGAGTCACATGCAACGTAACGCGCTCATTACTGGTATTACCGGGCAGGATGGCTCCTACCTGGCTGAGCTTTTGCTGGAGAAGGATTATGCAGTCTATGGCCTCGTCCGGCGAAGCAGCACCCTCAACTTCGAGCGAATTTCCCACATTCAGGACCGGGTGACGCTCATTCCCGGCGATCTGCTCGATCTGAGTTCGCTGATTGCGGCCGTGACTCAGTCGCGGGCCCACGAAATCTACAATTTGGCTGCTCAGTCATTTGTGCCCACCTCCTGGAATCAGCCGGTTCTGACCGGAGACTTCACCGCCCTGGGCGTGACGCGTCTGCTTGAGGCCATTCGCATGGTGAATCCCAGGATTCGCTTCTACCAGGCCTCTTCCAGCGAGATGTTCGGATTGGTTGAGGAGTCTCCACAGAATGAGGAGACGCGCTTCTATCCCAGGAGTCCCTATGGAGTGGCCAAGCTCTACGGCCACTGGATCACCGTTAATTATCGGGAAAGCTACAATCAGTTTGCTTGCTCGGGAATCCTCTTTAATCACGAATCGCCGCGCCGAGGGCTGGAGTTTGTTACTCGCAAAGTCAGCCACGGGGTGGCGCGCATCAAGCTGGGAATCGATCACAAGCTACGCATGGGCAACCTGGATGCCGAGCGCGACTGGGGTTTCGCCGGCGATTATGTGCGGGCGATGTGGCTGATGCTGCAGCAGGATGAGCCTGGCGACTACGTCATCGCCACAGGCAGGACCCACTCCGTGCGCGAGCTCCTTGAAATCGCCTTTGCCCACGTGGGCCTGGACTATCGGGAACATGTAGAAATTGATCCCGCTCTGCTGCGTCCGGCCGAGGTTCACCACCTCAAAGGCGATTGCAGCAAGGCACGAGCAGCATTTGGCTGGGAACCCAAGTTGACTTTCGAACAGCTGGTGCAAATGATGGTAGATAGTGATCTGGAACAGGTCGGGCGCTGGAGAAACAAAGCTGTCCCCGCGTTCTTTTAGCGAGTGCGGATTCGAAAAAGCAATGCCCGGATCACAATGCATAGTGTGGCTTGTTCCTCCCCCACCGAAAGCAAACAAAAAGCCCACGAGCTATTGAGATTGCTGTAAACGGCAGATCATGACAGCACAAGGCCGTCCACCCACGCGGGAAGCCCGATTCCCATACTAGGAATGCGTTCAAAGCCAAGACATGACTTGGAACCCAATCCGGCTCGGTGAACATCAACAAATGTGGAGGGTGAGTAAATCTATCGAAAAAGCGCACTTTCCCGGACTTCGGGGGCCCGTAAGACAAACCCCGGCCAGGGGACGATATGGTCGGGAGGCAGAAGCACGAATGCAGAGTGCGGATAAATCCGCGAGGCACAAAAACTTGTTCTTCTAAGTGGCTGAATCGCCGCGATCCGTATCCTGATAACCTGATTCTCGCTGCCCTTCCTGCTGAAGAATCCAGGCTAGTTCGTTCACATCTGACCTCGGTTCCCTTGAAGTCGGAAGAGGTCCTTTGGCAGTCTTA
The genomic region above belongs to Terriglobales bacterium and contains:
- a CDS encoding TonB family protein codes for the protein MSSAQWAAKTNDDWKRWEGQSVEGKFHLRQYLGGSDDTAVFLTEFGERPQRAAIKLTVASPENAESQLSSLSTTATLSHPHLLRLFQTGRCRLANTDLLYVVMEYAEEDLSQILPQRPLSPAEAQQMLLPVLDALTFLHAKGFVHGHLKPANIMAVGDQLKISGDRLLKAGESTARGIKPSVYDAPEIASRGVLPAADVWSLGMTLVESLTQQPPRVQKTPQQEPSLPATIPEPFLDIARHCLLRDPRSRWRAGDIKARLRPAESVSHPQGGSTILPRSRKWHYLLPIMAGIALLAILAGAKLLKSPPKALPEAVSSPAKAPEQPNTQPEPQPDTKATSGGIPKAAVVNQVVPDVPKQARDTIQGTVKVTVRVAVDSSGNVTATKLESPGPSKYFADRALQAARGWTFTPAEIDGRKVPSEWMLRFQFARSGSRVLPVQAAP
- the gmd gene encoding GDP-mannose 4,6-dehydratase, which codes for MQRNALITGITGQDGSYLAELLLEKDYAVYGLVRRSSTLNFERISHIQDRVTLIPGDLLDLSSLIAAVTQSRAHEIYNLAAQSFVPTSWNQPVLTGDFTALGVTRLLEAIRMVNPRIRFYQASSSEMFGLVEESPQNEETRFYPRSPYGVAKLYGHWITVNYRESYNQFACSGILFNHESPRRGLEFVTRKVSHGVARIKLGIDHKLRMGNLDAERDWGFAGDYVRAMWLMLQQDEPGDYVIATGRTHSVRELLEIAFAHVGLDYREHVEIDPALLRPAEVHHLKGDCSKARAAFGWEPKLTFEQLVQMMVDSDLEQVGRWRNKAVPAFF